In one window of Meiothermus sp. DNA:
- a CDS encoding amidohydrolase family protein, whose protein sequence is MHLTSIPIYDHHAYSLFKEERWRAEPLERYFTQNPSPEMRPFMRDSLFFRRSLRDLAEFFGCEPSLEALEEARRQHNYPELARWLFAEANISHLLIEDSQDSENLWHAETYAPHLALGVGRIVQLETELEKLLDHHDSASRLLQAFEAHLRGLAPSVAAFKSVVAYRSGLDVGRHNLVELERAYSELRRSPTSSQTPRITSKPLLDSMLWMALKIASETGKVVQFHTGYGDPTLDMRLANPLGLRTVLEAPELHGLKIVLLHGYPYVREAGYLASSYPGVYLDLGLTIPAGSVHAMRTALHEATHLAPISKVLFSTSARHSPEMFWIAARWGRRIVAQVLEQAVYNGDLTNEEAEWAAQRILSLNAAELYGTFASPPTEPVVSLS, encoded by the coding sequence ATGCACCTAACCAGCATTCCCATTTACGATCACCACGCGTATTCGTTGTTCAAAGAGGAACGCTGGCGGGCCGAACCGCTCGAGCGCTACTTCACCCAGAACCCAAGCCCCGAGATGCGCCCCTTTATGCGGGACAGCCTTTTTTTTCGTCGCAGCCTGCGCGACCTGGCCGAGTTTTTTGGCTGTGAACCCAGCCTGGAGGCCCTCGAGGAGGCTCGTCGGCAGCACAACTACCCCGAACTGGCCCGCTGGCTCTTTGCCGAGGCCAACATCTCTCACCTGCTCATTGAGGACAGCCAGGACAGCGAAAACCTGTGGCATGCGGAGACCTATGCCCCACACCTGGCCTTGGGGGTAGGGCGGATTGTGCAGCTCGAGACCGAGCTGGAGAAATTGCTGGATCATCACGACAGCGCGAGCCGACTCCTACAGGCCTTTGAAGCCCACCTGCGCGGGCTGGCTCCCTCGGTGGCTGCCTTTAAGAGCGTGGTGGCCTATCGCAGCGGCCTGGATGTCGGGCGGCACAATCTGGTCGAACTCGAGCGGGCCTACAGCGAATTGCGCCGCAGCCCGACCTCCAGTCAAACCCCGCGCATCACCAGCAAGCCCCTGCTGGATTCCATGTTGTGGATGGCCCTCAAGATAGCCAGCGAAACAGGCAAGGTAGTGCAGTTTCACACGGGCTATGGCGATCCCACCCTGGATATGCGCCTGGCCAATCCCCTCGGGCTACGCACGGTGCTGGAGGCCCCCGAACTGCATGGGCTGAAAATCGTCCTGCTACATGGCTATCCCTACGTGCGGGAAGCAGGCTATCTGGCCAGCAGCTACCCTGGCGTTTACCTGGACCTGGGGCTCACCATCCCCGCCGGAAGCGTACATGCCATGCGCACCGCCCTGCATGAGGCTACCCACCTGGCACCCATCAGCAAGGTGCTCTTCTCCACCAGCGCCCGCCACAGCCCCGAAATGTTCTGGATTGCGGCTCGTTGGGGACGGCGCATTGTGGCGCAGGTACTGGAGCAAGCCGTCTACAACGGCGACCTCACCAACGAGGAAGCCGAATGGGCCGCCCAGCGCATCCTCTCCCTCAATGCGGCCGAACTCTACGGCACCTTTGCCAGCCCTCCTACCGAGCCGGTGGTGTCGTTGTCTTAG
- a CDS encoding DUF192 domain-containing protein produces MNRFGRIRGYGLGLIALAVALSTTGYFLAGQILNRPAQQRMPLVTRTVVSISSARGSLELPVYKISNPRQLEAFARQNLKANQGILYRFPQARDDGWTGLGFKTAASVAFLDSQGKILTILDVEPCPTPLQGKGCRSYDPGVVYRQALEVPRGWFAQNQVEPGALVSVRLPEGSQ; encoded by the coding sequence ATGAACCGCTTCGGACGTATTCGCGGCTATGGCCTGGGGCTGATTGCCCTGGCGGTAGCCCTATCTACCACAGGCTATTTTTTGGCAGGCCAGATCCTCAACCGCCCAGCGCAACAACGCATGCCACTGGTAACCCGAACCGTGGTCAGCATCTCGAGCGCCAGAGGTTCCCTGGAACTACCGGTCTACAAAATAAGCAACCCCCGGCAACTCGAGGCCTTTGCCCGGCAAAACCTGAAAGCGAACCAGGGCATTCTGTATCGCTTTCCACAGGCTCGCGACGATGGCTGGACGGGCCTGGGCTTCAAAACCGCAGCGTCGGTGGCTTTTCTGGACAGCCAGGGGAAAATCCTGACTATTCTGGATGTCGAGCCCTGCCCGACACCCCTCCAGGGCAAAGGCTGTCGCAGTTACGATCCAGGGGTGGTCTACCGGCAAGCGCTCGAGGTGCCCCGGGGATGGTTTGCCCAGAACCAGGTGGAACCCGGCGCGCTGGTCAGCGTGAGACTGCCTGAGGGTAGCCAGTAG